Proteins from a genomic interval of Arvicola amphibius chromosome 17, mArvAmp1.2, whole genome shotgun sequence:
- the LOC119803237 gene encoding retinol dehydrogenase 7-like, translating to MWLYLVALGGLWTLLRLIRERQVVSHLQDKHVFITGCDSGFGNLLARQLDRRGMRVLAACLTEKGAEELRNKTSDRLETVILDVTKTESIVAATQWVKERVGNRGLWGLVNNAGISIPVCPIEWMNKEDFAKILDVNLLGMIEVTLSMLPLVRKARGRVVNVSSVMGRICFFGGGYSISKYGVEAFSDSLRRELSYFGVKVAIVEPGGFKTAINDRHSSIIKMLWDQASSEVKEIYGEKFLQSYLQTITSLVETCSEDLTWVTDCMEHALTSCHPRTRYSAGWDAKLLYLPLSYLPTFLSDAFFYWSSAKPAQAL from the exons ATGTGGCTCTACCTGGTAGCTCTAGGGGGCCTGTGGACCCTCCTGCGCTTGatcagggagaggcaggtggtgaGCCATCTCCAAGACAAGCATGTCTTCATCACAGGCTGTGACTCGGGCTTTGGGAACCTGCTGGCCAGACAGCTGGACAGGAGGGGCATGAGGGTACTGGCTGCATGTCTGACGGAGAAGGGAGCCGAGGAGCTGAGGAACAAGACATCGGACAGGCTGGAGACAGTGATCCTTGACGTCACCAAGACAGAGAGTATTGTGGCAGCCACCCAGTGGGTGAAGGAGCGTGTTGGGAACAGAG gactCTGGGGCCTGGTCAACAATGCCGGCATCTCCATTCCCGTGTGTCCCATTGAGTGGATGAACAAAGAAGACTTTGCAAAGATATTGGATGTGAACCTGTTGGGCATGATTGAGGTGACTCTGAGCATGCTGCCCTTAGTGAGGAAGGCAAGGGGCCGAGTGGTCAACGTTTCTAGCGTCATGGGTCGAATTTGTTTCTTTGGTGGTGGTTACAGCATCTCCAAGTATGGTGTAGAGGCCTTCTCGGACTCCCTCAG GAGGGAGCTGTCCTATTTTGGGGTGAAGGTGGCTATTGTAGAGCCCGGGGGCTTCAAGACCGCTATAAATGACAGGCACTCGTCAATTATCAAGATGCTGTGGGACCAGGCCAGCTCAGAGGTCAAAGAGATCTATGGGGAGAAATTTTTGCAGTCCT ACCTGCAAACAATAACATCACTGGTGGAAACATGCTCAGAGGACCTTACTTGGGTGACGGACTGCATGGAACATGCATTAACTTCCTGTCATCCTCGTACCCGGTACTCAGCCGGCTGGGACGCTAAGCTCTTGTACCTCCCCTTGAGCTACCTGCCCACCTTCCTCTCAGATGCCTTCTTCTACTGGAGCTCAGCAAAGCCCGCCCAGGCCCTGTGA